A window of Sulfurovum riftiae contains these coding sequences:
- a CDS encoding helix-turn-helix domain-containing protein, translated as MEQFFTKSDQIQNIIKGFNLTKTLFVSSIIIGEANIGKKSLARYLFPQARLVSGKNQKEVEAALEEHEELIITDFEKLNNQESLDFDNKRIIATANFIGNFTTIDNLFAFIYTMPSLKERPEDAAYIKEHFVKKAQHDLLLDEKVFDIAKIPMDLSNNSKSMKKAIYEYLMIHSMDKQHIEEAVYHYIMEHIGGNNAYKEHLELYEKPLIEAGLKKYGSQLQLSQVLGINRNTLRKKIHEHAID; from the coding sequence ATGGAACAATTTTTCACCAAATCAGACCAGATCCAGAATATCATCAAAGGATTCAACCTTACCAAGACCCTTTTTGTCTCTTCGATTATTATAGGGGAAGCCAACATCGGGAAGAAGAGCCTGGCACGCTATCTCTTTCCCCAGGCCCGCCTTGTATCGGGGAAGAACCAGAAAGAGGTGGAAGCTGCGCTTGAAGAGCATGAGGAATTGATCATTACAGATTTTGAGAAACTCAACAACCAGGAGTCGCTTGATTTTGACAACAAGCGTATCATCGCCACTGCCAACTTCATAGGCAATTTCACTACCATAGACAACCTTTTCGCTTTCATCTATACGATGCCCTCTCTGAAAGAACGCCCTGAGGATGCTGCCTATATCAAAGAGCATTTCGTAAAAAAGGCGCAGCATGACCTTCTCCTCGATGAGAAGGTCTTCGACATTGCAAAGATCCCCATGGATCTAAGCAACAACAGCAAAAGTATGAAAAAGGCCATTTATGAATATTTGATGATCCACTCTATGGATAAGCAGCATATCGAAGAGGCTGTCTACCATTATATAATGGAACATATCGGCGGGAACAATGCCTACAAAGAACATCTTGAACTCTATGAAAAACCCCTCATCGAGGCCGGTCTGAAGAAGTATGGTTCGCAACTGCAGCTTTCACAGGTGCTGGGTATCAACAGAAATACACTCAGGAAAAAGATCCATGAACACGCTATCGATTGA
- a CDS encoding DUF234 domain-containing protein yields the protein MTLEQSIEYFSILGGMEESIDLDFFEDLFSMVKSNFVDHFSTFQSLVSPSYLLETPYREILSAVARGDGKFYSVLRKARLSEGAGEEIIKELVSSGILYIEPTREQPLRIHPKHKLKKELRSYRIQDKLRFCKPFMRFWFGFVTYYRKDLLQGNGTLFLENFESHYERLRSLVYEQLCNDMLWQYYSASTTPLLSNGSYWDQHSEFDLLAVTADKKLILGECKYKERKVCKNELSKLKAKAEKSSIAADIYVLFSKNGFSNELLQMQDEKLLLFDLNDLKILL from the coding sequence TTGACATTGGAGCAATCCATTGAATACTTCTCAATACTGGGAGGGATGGAAGAGAGCATCGATCTTGATTTTTTTGAGGATCTTTTCTCTATGGTCAAAAGCAATTTTGTAGATCATTTTTCAACTTTCCAATCTCTGGTATCTCCCTCTTATCTGTTGGAAACACCTTACAGAGAGATACTTTCTGCCGTTGCCAGAGGGGACGGAAAGTTCTATTCCGTACTAAGAAAGGCACGTCTGAGTGAAGGTGCCGGAGAGGAGATCATCAAAGAGCTTGTCTCTTCGGGTATCCTTTATATCGAACCAACACGGGAACAGCCCCTGCGTATCCACCCAAAACACAAGCTTAAAAAAGAGCTTCGCTCCTACCGTATACAGGACAAGTTGCGTTTCTGCAAACCCTTCATGCGTTTCTGGTTCGGTTTTGTCACCTATTATAGAAAAGATCTTCTGCAGGGGAACGGTACACTGTTTCTGGAGAATTTCGAAAGCCATTACGAGCGTTTGCGATCGTTGGTCTATGAACAGTTGTGCAACGATATGCTTTGGCAGTACTACAGTGCGAGCACGACACCGCTGTTGAGCAACGGGAGTTATTGGGACCAGCACAGTGAATTCGACCTGCTGGCTGTCACGGCTGACAAGAAGTTGATACTTGGTGAATGTAAATACAAAGAGAGAAAAGTATGCAAAAATGAACTCTCCAAACTCAAAGCAAAAGCGGAGAAGTCAAGTATAGCGGCAGATATCTATGTACTCTTCTCCAAGAACGGATTTTCCAATGAGTTGCTGCAGATGCAGGATGAGAAGCTTTTGCTGTTCGATCTGAATGATCTGAAAATACTGTTGTAA